In Halovivax gelatinilyticus, the following are encoded in one genomic region:
- a CDS encoding HPP family protein yields the protein MGLLEKLSVTADETMDLRDDLSAGINVTLHFVFLGGLAWGSGQPFLFPSLGPSAYLLATGDNPRAEGAYHVIGGHAVAAIAGLLAYVVIADGLVVVDAFEAGERFSTDVGRLVLSGIVAMILTTIGMLWSNTNHPAACATTLIVALGLMSTVVEIAVIVVAVALLVGFHAVVVERFQDLYGVEPEDPR from the coding sequence ATGGGACTGCTGGAGAAGCTGAGCGTCACCGCCGACGAGACGATGGATCTCCGGGACGACCTGAGCGCGGGGATCAACGTAACGCTTCACTTCGTCTTTCTCGGCGGACTCGCCTGGGGCTCCGGACAGCCGTTTCTCTTTCCTAGCCTTGGTCCCTCCGCCTACCTCCTCGCGACCGGAGATAACCCGCGAGCGGAGGGTGCGTACCACGTCATCGGCGGACACGCGGTCGCGGCGATCGCCGGTCTCCTCGCGTACGTCGTTATCGCGGACGGACTGGTCGTCGTCGACGCGTTCGAAGCCGGTGAGCGGTTCTCCACGGATGTCGGCCGGCTGGTCCTGAGCGGGATCGTCGCGATGATACTGACGACGATCGGGATGCTGTGGTCGAACACGAATCACCCGGCCGCCTGCGCGACGACGCTCATCGTCGCGCTCGGGTTGATGTCGACGGTCGTCGAGATCGCCGTCATCGTCGTCGCGGTCGCGCTGCTCGTCGGTTTCCACGCCGTCGTCGTCGAGCGCTTTCAGGACCTCTACGGCGTGGAACCAGAGGACCCCCGTTGA
- a CDS encoding dipeptide epimerase has protein sequence MSLETSFERITLPLEFPFTISRGTTTECENVIVRIEDDEGRVGIGGAGPSSHYGESADTVEAVLPDLLAVVEDVGDPHQLARIERRMRETIDRNAAARCAVSIALHDLVCKQLEVPLYEYWGLDPADSVESSYTIGIDDTETMREKTEIAVDRGYGTLKVKLGTDRDVEIVETIRDVAPDARLYVDANEAWTPKEAVRKIDAFASYDLEFVEQPVPAENPEGLRYVYERASLPIAADESLITADDVPQVADRCDVANLKLMKCGGLREATRIIHAAEAHGLEVMCGCMSESNASIAAAGHLAPLLDYADLDGSLLLDHDPFDGVSMPDGYIDLEGTPRVGTGVVED, from the coding sequence ATGAGTCTCGAGACGAGCTTCGAACGGATCACCCTCCCGCTCGAATTTCCGTTTACGATCTCCCGGGGAACCACGACCGAGTGCGAGAACGTTATCGTCAGGATCGAAGACGACGAGGGCCGCGTCGGGATCGGCGGCGCCGGCCCGTCGAGTCACTACGGCGAGTCGGCCGACACGGTCGAGGCCGTTCTCCCAGACCTGCTCGCCGTCGTCGAGGACGTCGGCGATCCCCACCAGCTCGCCCGGATCGAGCGACGCATGCGCGAGACGATCGATCGAAACGCCGCCGCACGATGTGCGGTCAGCATCGCCCTGCACGATCTCGTTTGCAAGCAACTCGAGGTCCCACTCTACGAGTACTGGGGACTGGATCCGGCCGACTCGGTCGAGTCGTCCTACACGATCGGCATCGACGACACCGAGACGATGAGAGAAAAGACCGAGATCGCCGTCGATCGGGGCTACGGCACGCTCAAGGTAAAACTCGGCACCGACCGCGACGTCGAAATCGTCGAGACCATCCGCGACGTCGCCCCGGACGCCCGCCTCTACGTCGACGCGAACGAGGCCTGGACGCCGAAGGAGGCGGTCAGGAAGATCGACGCCTTCGCCTCCTACGACCTGGAGTTCGTCGAACAGCCGGTGCCCGCCGAGAACCCCGAGGGACTCAGGTACGTCTACGAACGCGCCTCGCTTCCGATCGCGGCCGACGAGTCGCTCATCACCGCCGACGACGTTCCGCAGGTGGCCGACCGGTGTGACGTCGCAAACCTGAAACTGATGAAGTGCGGCGGGCTCCGCGAGGCGACGCGGATCATCCACGCCGCCGAGGCCCACGGCCTGGAGGTGATGTGTGGGTGTATGTCCGAATCGAACGCCTCGATCGCCGCCGCCGGTCACCTCGCACCGCTGCTCGACTACGCAGACCTCGACGGCTCGCTCTTGCTCGACCACGACCCGTTCGACGGCGTCTCGATGCCAGACGGTTACATCGACCTGGAGGGAACGCCCCGCGTCGGAACCGGCGTCGTCGAGGACTGA
- a CDS encoding DUF1611 domain-containing protein, which translates to MRVTILAHEQFPGRAKTAQGILRYADYDVVAVLDRDRAGERVSAHIPDVQDAPIVAGMDDVDQPVDALVIGIAPIGGGFEESWRPDVRTALERGCDVISGLHFFLEDDEEFVELAAEHGGDLWDVRKPHDELTVSEGVAADVSADVVCTVGTDCSVGKMTASMELVEAAREAGHDAAVIPTGQTGIVVEGWGNPIDRVVSDFTAGAVEEMIVEKGDDHDLLVVEGQGSIVHPAYSAVTCGILHGSMADKLVLCHDAEREVIHGYESFELPPIPTYVDLYESLAAPVREADVVAGMLNTAGLDGDDDARDAIATFEDELGGAATDPIRFSAEEILEAIV; encoded by the coding sequence ATGCGCGTCACGATCCTCGCTCACGAACAGTTTCCCGGCCGGGCGAAAACCGCCCAGGGAATCCTACGATACGCAGACTACGACGTCGTCGCCGTGCTCGATCGCGATCGGGCCGGCGAGCGCGTATCCGCACACATTCCGGACGTTCAGGACGCGCCGATCGTCGCCGGAATGGACGACGTCGACCAGCCGGTCGACGCGCTGGTGATCGGAATCGCCCCGATCGGCGGCGGCTTCGAGGAGTCCTGGCGACCGGACGTACGAACGGCCCTCGAACGCGGCTGCGACGTCATCTCGGGGTTGCACTTCTTCCTCGAAGACGACGAGGAGTTCGTCGAGCTGGCGGCCGAACACGGCGGGGACCTGTGGGACGTTCGTAAGCCCCACGACGAGCTGACGGTGAGCGAGGGCGTCGCCGCCGACGTCTCTGCAGACGTCGTCTGCACCGTCGGCACCGACTGTTCGGTCGGCAAGATGACGGCGAGCATGGAGCTCGTCGAGGCCGCGCGCGAGGCGGGCCACGACGCCGCCGTCATCCCCACCGGCCAGACCGGGATCGTCGTCGAAGGGTGGGGCAACCCGATCGATCGCGTCGTCAGCGACTTCACGGCCGGCGCCGTCGAAGAGATGATCGTCGAGAAGGGAGACGACCACGACCTGCTCGTCGTCGAGGGGCAGGGATCGATCGTCCACCCGGCCTACTCAGCCGTCACCTGCGGCATTCTGCACGGGTCGATGGCCGACAAACTCGTCCTCTGTCACGACGCCGAGCGCGAGGTTATCCACGGCTACGAGTCGTTCGAACTGCCGCCGATCCCAACCTACGTCGATCTCTACGAGTCGCTCGCCGCGCCGGTTCGCGAGGCCGACGTCGTCGCCGGGATGCTCAATACGGCCGGCCTGGACGGTGACGACGACGCTCGCGACGCCATCGCCACCTTCGAGGACGAACTCGGAGGGGCGGCGACCGATCCGATCCGCTTTTCGGCCGAAGAGATCCTGGAGGCGATCGTATGA
- a CDS encoding Vms1/Ankzf1 family peptidyl-tRNA hydrolase: MSRLDEWLGRAPLKAEIDELEDELERQRERYEAESERRKEAVSARQRAQETVNRLEDRIAQLEGELARVDEDERTLEPRRRETIRGDRIEAVIDRIRSLRSDPESILTASVEPGSVPDDVESLLGERAQLLREAAPCLLVCDDAGIVSVALESPIEPTVEPTWADRPRLEREWFRPHGTHLVALVRADLFALGRYDGTERVDYVGFESDVKGAHSKGGFSQARFERIRDGQIDDHLDAARASIEDVREDEPLYLVGQRDAIGELAEELDADATSTVDATGSPESALGDAVYSFWTTELVVL; the protein is encoded by the coding sequence ATGTCGAGGCTCGACGAGTGGCTCGGGCGCGCGCCGCTGAAGGCGGAGATCGACGAACTCGAGGACGAACTCGAACGGCAACGAGAGCGCTACGAGGCCGAGTCCGAACGACGCAAGGAGGCGGTGAGCGCACGCCAGCGCGCACAGGAGACGGTCAACCGACTCGAAGACCGAATCGCTCAGCTCGAAGGCGAACTGGCCCGCGTCGACGAGGACGAACGCACGCTCGAACCGCGACGCCGCGAGACGATCCGCGGCGATCGGATCGAGGCGGTGATCGACCGGATCCGATCGCTGCGCTCCGATCCCGAATCGATCCTCACCGCCTCGGTCGAACCCGGCTCAGTCCCCGACGACGTCGAGTCGCTACTCGGCGAGCGCGCGCAACTGCTCAGGGAAGCCGCGCCCTGTCTACTCGTCTGTGACGACGCCGGAATCGTCTCCGTCGCCCTCGAATCGCCCATCGAGCCGACCGTCGAGCCGACGTGGGCCGATCGGCCACGACTCGAACGCGAGTGGTTCCGTCCGCACGGCACACACCTCGTCGCCCTCGTCAGGGCCGACCTCTTCGCTCTCGGGCGGTACGACGGAACTGAACGAGTCGACTACGTCGGCTTCGAAAGCGACGTCAAGGGAGCCCACTCGAAAGGCGGCTTCTCGCAGGCCCGGTTCGAACGCATTCGAGACGGACAGATCGACGACCACCTCGACGCCGCGAGAGCGTCCATCGAGGACGTCCGCGAGGACGAACCGCTCTACCTCGTCGGCCAGCGCGACGCGATCGGCGAGCTGGCGGAAGAACTCGATGCCGACGCCACGTCGACCGTCGACGCGACCGGCAGCCCCGAGTCCGCCCTCGGCGACGCCGTCTACTCGTTCTGGACGACCGAACTCGTCGTCCTCTGA
- a CDS encoding DUF5802 family protein has protein sequence MFERFSKSYYLGRLYVTPAEDDRVTMDHAQHERVNEQLYATGEGAERLDTPLVMKLDGQHFPVHGNDSIPANTLAVPEPVLENTEIDNPPELASVLLANRDRARQLLEFSGWNPDRPIDADGPWDRTVGT, from the coding sequence ATGTTCGAGCGGTTTTCGAAGAGCTACTACCTGGGTCGCCTCTACGTGACCCCAGCCGAGGACGATCGAGTGACGATGGACCACGCCCAGCACGAGCGCGTCAACGAACAGCTCTACGCGACGGGCGAGGGTGCCGAGCGGCTGGACACGCCGCTCGTTATGAAACTCGACGGACAGCACTTCCCGGTCCACGGTAACGATTCGATACCGGCCAACACGCTGGCCGTCCCCGAACCCGTCCTCGAGAACACGGAGATCGACAACCCCCCAGAACTCGCGTCGGTGCTTCTGGCCAATCGCGACCGAGCCAGACAGCTACTCGAGTTCTCCGGCTGGAACCCCGATCGGCCGATCGACGCCGACGGCCCGTGGGACCGAACCGTCGGAACCTGA
- a CDS encoding threonine synthase, with translation METTDAFTGLECRDCESDFDPETGTHRCEDCGGILTPTYDYDEIDVDRETYESRPFDSLWRYHELLPFEPAVAVSMGEGATPAVDCSTLADELGVGRLVIKDEGRNPTGTFKDRGASMAVTAATQHGAEDVVLHSAGNAGQAASAYAGRADLDAHVFLPSRSSFTTKAMVNVHGGDLTVSGGRIGDAAAAADDAIAEHDDWYPLASMVTPYRHEGKKTMLFELVEQLDWTVPDAIVYPTGGGVGLVGMYKAALEWQRLGLIDELPSFYAAQATGCAPIVEAFDAGREQHEPVEHPDTICGGIEIPNPGASRWILESLRETDGGAVATDDDEILDAAIAVAQHEGIEMAPTCAAAASGTWKLAEADEFGPDDTVAIVNTGSGNKDADVLRSHLMSQGV, from the coding sequence ATGGAGACGACCGACGCGTTTACGGGCCTCGAGTGTCGCGACTGCGAGTCGGACTTCGATCCCGAGACGGGAACCCACCGCTGTGAGGATTGTGGCGGCATTCTCACGCCGACGTACGACTACGACGAGATCGACGTCGACCGCGAGACCTACGAGAGCCGTCCGTTCGACTCGTTGTGGCGCTATCACGAACTGCTGCCGTTCGAGCCGGCCGTCGCGGTGTCGATGGGCGAGGGCGCGACGCCGGCGGTCGACTGTTCGACGCTGGCTGACGAACTCGGCGTCGGTCGACTGGTGATCAAAGACGAGGGGCGAAATCCGACGGGGACCTTCAAAGATCGAGGGGCGTCGATGGCCGTCACCGCCGCGACGCAACACGGCGCCGAAGACGTCGTCCTCCACTCGGCGGGCAACGCCGGGCAGGCGGCGTCGGCCTACGCGGGCCGGGCCGACCTCGACGCGCACGTGTTCTTGCCCTCCCGGTCGTCGTTCACCACGAAGGCGATGGTCAACGTCCACGGCGGAGACCTGACCGTAAGCGGCGGGCGGATCGGCGACGCCGCGGCCGCCGCGGACGACGCGATCGCCGAACACGACGACTGGTACCCGCTCGCCTCGATGGTGACGCCCTACCGTCACGAGGGCAAGAAGACGATGCTCTTCGAGCTGGTCGAACAGCTCGACTGGACGGTTCCGGACGCGATCGTCTACCCGACCGGCGGCGGCGTCGGCCTGGTCGGCATGTACAAGGCCGCCCTCGAGTGGCAGCGACTCGGGCTGATCGACGAACTCCCCTCGTTCTACGCCGCCCAGGCGACCGGTTGTGCGCCGATCGTCGAGGCGTTCGACGCCGGACGCGAGCAACACGAGCCGGTCGAACATCCCGACACCATCTGCGGCGGCATCGAGATTCCGAACCCGGGTGCGAGCCGGTGGATCCTGGAATCGCTACGCGAAACCGACGGCGGCGCCGTCGCGACCGACGACGACGAGATCCTGGACGCGGCGATCGCCGTCGCCCAGCACGAGGGAATCGAGATGGCGCCGACCTGCGCGGCCGCCGCGAGCGGCACCTGGAAACTCGCCGAAGCCGACGAGTTCGGTCCGGACGACACGGTCGCCATCGTGAACACCGGGTCGGGGAACAAAGATGCGGACGTGCTCCGGAGTCACCTGATGAGTCAGGGAGTCTGA
- a CDS encoding metallophosphoesterase has product MDRPRPPLSFDERAVYLPAAETLVIADVHLGRGEVSAVDAPIDAAERVVDRLDVLIGRFSPQTVVVAGDLLHSFTWVSRGVREAVDRLVATVDDAHLVCTPGNHDTMVESVFDGETPSAYRLADGETVVCHGHEQPPSDEIESQDGPPALYVIGHDHPALSIDGRKHPCFLFGPGAYEHGDGPTADVLVLPAFSRLARGTKINARRANDFQSPLVTDVDGLYPIVRDETGDETLWFPPLGESRRLL; this is encoded by the coding sequence ATGGACCGCCCCCGACCGCCGCTCTCGTTCGACGAGCGCGCCGTCTACCTTCCCGCCGCCGAGACGCTCGTCATCGCCGACGTCCACCTCGGACGCGGGGAAGTCTCGGCCGTCGACGCACCGATCGACGCCGCCGAGCGCGTCGTCGACCGACTCGACGTACTGATCGGGCGGTTTTCACCGCAGACGGTCGTCGTCGCCGGCGACCTGCTCCACTCGTTCACGTGGGTGTCTCGCGGCGTTCGAGAGGCCGTCGATCGGCTCGTCGCGACCGTCGACGACGCCCACCTCGTCTGCACCCCCGGCAATCACGATACAATGGTGGAGTCGGTCTTCGACGGCGAGACGCCGTCCGCCTATCGACTGGCCGACGGGGAGACCGTCGTCTGTCACGGCCACGAGCAGCCGCCGTCGGACGAGATCGAATCGCAGGACGGTCCGCCCGCGCTGTACGTGATCGGCCACGACCATCCGGCGCTGTCGATCGACGGCCGCAAACACCCGTGTTTTCTCTTCGGACCGGGAGCGTACGAACACGGAGACGGTCCGACAGCGGACGTGCTCGTCCTGCCGGCGTTCTCGCGACTGGCCCGGGGAACGAAGATCAACGCGCGGCGGGCGAACGACTTTCAGTCACCGCTGGTGACCGACGTCGACGGGTTGTATCCCATCGTTCGGGACGAAACGGGTGATGAGACCCTCTGGTTTCCGCCGCTGGGCGAGAGTCGTCGGTTGCTGTGA
- the artA gene encoding archaeosortase A, producing the protein MTVTDGASGLIGVRPHLAASGPDGLFTPFVSASLASVELVDALAWLSIAGFVVAIVFEWRDRVDVARYVAAVSAALFGAFWLLMVPYYWGEVNSPLQSMLALAALPLCLYVGYLLVQGRDSLLVLVRAVAVMGIIYLPAETIPFFRQWLIETTAYQTHLAMDLVATSPGLNEGANGYESRFNFDSDETATGRTTYIILACTGLGSMAIFAGLIAAVRAPWKRKALGIGVAVGIIWFLNLVRNVFIGLATPHGWFQQGPFVYMATEWMGSVPERTSFLMSHNVIAQPLSVVALVFIAYVTIKLVPEVLAPLEEVLFVLTGTEYDLAETIGAEVPESETGKVTAD; encoded by the coding sequence GTGACCGTGACTGACGGAGCGAGCGGACTGATCGGCGTGCGTCCGCACCTCGCGGCGAGCGGGCCGGACGGGCTTTTCACCCCGTTCGTCTCGGCGAGCCTCGCCAGCGTCGAACTCGTCGACGCGCTCGCCTGGCTCTCCATCGCTGGATTCGTCGTCGCGATCGTATTCGAGTGGCGCGACCGAGTCGACGTCGCCAGGTACGTCGCCGCCGTGTCGGCCGCGCTGTTCGGCGCGTTCTGGCTGCTGATGGTTCCCTACTACTGGGGCGAGGTGAACAGTCCGCTCCAGTCGATGCTCGCGCTGGCGGCGCTCCCGCTGTGTCTGTACGTCGGCTACCTCCTCGTCCAGGGGCGCGACTCCTTGCTCGTCCTCGTACGAGCCGTCGCCGTCATGGGAATCATCTACCTCCCGGCGGAGACCATCCCGTTCTTCCGCCAGTGGCTCATCGAGACGACGGCCTACCAGACACACCTCGCGATGGACCTCGTTGCGACGAGTCCGGGGCTGAACGAAGGGGCGAACGGCTACGAAAGTCGCTTCAACTTCGACTCCGACGAGACGGCGACCGGACGGACGACCTACATCATCCTCGCCTGCACCGGCCTGGGGAGCATGGCCATCTTCGCCGGCCTGATCGCGGCCGTCCGCGCGCCCTGGAAGCGAAAGGCCCTCGGCATCGGCGTCGCCGTTGGCATCATCTGGTTTTTGAACCTCGTTCGCAACGTCTTCATCGGGCTGGCGACGCCCCACGGCTGGTTCCAGCAGGGGCCGTTCGTCTACATGGCGACCGAGTGGATGGGATCCGTCCCCGAGCGCACCTCGTTTCTCATGTCGCACAACGTGATCGCCCAGCCGCTCTCGGTCGTCGCGCTCGTCTTCATCGCCTACGTGACGATCAAACTCGTCCCAGAGGTGCTCGCTCCGCTCGAAGAGGTCCTGTTCGTTCTGACCGGAACCGAGTACGATCTCGCCGAGACCATCGGCGCGGAGGTTCCCGAATCCGAAACGGGGAAGGTTACGGCCGACTGA
- a CDS encoding GNAT family N-acetyltransferase, producing the protein MTDLFPETILTDRLRLELLHPDDVDLFECYEAAAKSPHIEEVTRYLTWEPPQTPKDTLEFVEHVGEQYENAEGATYVVRPREGEDGAGAFAGVAGFGVEWDRRTMTTGTWLKKRFWGRGYSGERAAAMMTLAFDRLDLELVAVTAHVDNENSNRAITRYVEAHGGRKEGTLRNWMTYGDEPVDENRYSVAREEWEANRSEMAVEFDP; encoded by the coding sequence ATGACCGACCTGTTCCCCGAGACGATTCTGACCGATCGACTCCGGCTCGAGCTGCTACACCCCGACGACGTAGACCTCTTCGAGTGCTACGAGGCCGCCGCGAAGAGTCCGCACATCGAGGAGGTGACCCGCTACCTCACCTGGGAACCGCCTCAGACGCCGAAGGACACCCTCGAGTTCGTCGAACACGTCGGCGAGCAGTACGAGAACGCCGAGGGTGCGACGTACGTCGTTCGTCCCCGCGAGGGAGAAGACGGCGCGGGGGCGTTCGCCGGCGTTGCCGGCTTCGGCGTCGAGTGGGACCGACGAACGATGACGACCGGAACCTGGCTGAAAAAGCGCTTCTGGGGGCGGGGCTACTCCGGCGAGCGCGCCGCGGCGATGATGACGCTGGCGTTCGACCGACTCGACCTCGAACTGGTCGCGGTCACGGCCCACGTCGACAACGAGAATTCGAACCGGGCGATCACGAGGTACGTCGAAGCGCACGGTGGCCGCAAGGAGGGGACACTACGCAACTGGATGACCTACGGGGACGAACCGGTGGACGAAAACCGTTACAGCGTCGCCCGCGAGGAGTGGGAGGCGAACCGTTCTGAGATGGCCGTCGAATTCGATCCCTGA
- a CDS encoding TIGR04024 family LLM class F420-dependent oxidoreductase, producing MTELDLFVDPSDHDRPQSVADRAVDAEKLGFTTVSTGETTGWNVVPALALAADRTSDLRFSTAILSPYARSPALLAQTALTLSSLSDGRFRLGLGASSPAITERWHGQAYDRPLRRLRETIEVVRTIAVTGSSTYDGDIFDLDGLNYERGSSAVPPIDLATLGPTATELAGRFADGWMPQLFTRDGIEMRLADLRHGADLGGRSIDEVRVAPIVRCVVCEDRERARALGRNAVAFMLGAYGPYYGNSVADQGYADVVAEIRAAWEDRDTDAMAAALPDSLLDELAAVGTAEEVREWLVDYGSIDGIDAIQVSFVRGMDEADRENTLDAVSALL from the coding sequence ATGACCGAACTCGACCTCTTCGTCGATCCGTCGGATCACGACCGGCCCCAGTCGGTCGCAGATCGAGCCGTCGACGCCGAGAAACTGGGTTTCACCACGGTGTCGACGGGCGAGACGACCGGCTGGAACGTCGTTCCCGCATTGGCGCTCGCCGCCGATCGAACGAGCGACCTCCGATTCTCGACGGCCATCCTCTCGCCGTACGCTCGCTCGCCGGCGCTACTGGCGCAGACGGCGCTGACGCTTTCTTCACTCTCCGACGGACGGTTTCGGCTCGGGCTCGGTGCGAGTTCGCCGGCGATCACCGAACGGTGGCACGGCCAGGCGTACGACCGACCGCTCCGACGACTGCGCGAGACGATCGAGGTCGTCAGGACGATCGCCGTAACGGGCTCGTCCACCTACGACGGGGATATCTTCGACCTCGACGGGCTGAACTACGAGCGCGGTTCGTCAGCCGTTCCGCCGATAGACCTGGCGACGCTCGGACCGACCGCGACCGAACTCGCCGGCCGATTCGCCGACGGCTGGATGCCCCAGCTGTTCACGAGAGACGGCATCGAGATGCGACTGGCGGACCTACGCCACGGGGCCGACCTCGGGGGTCGGTCGATTGACGAGGTCCGCGTGGCACCGATCGTCCGGTGTGTTGTCTGCGAGGATCGCGAGCGCGCCCGGGCGCTCGGTCGTAACGCAGTCGCGTTCATGCTCGGGGCGTACGGCCCCTACTACGGCAACTCCGTGGCCGACCAGGGCTACGCGGACGTCGTCGCCGAGATCAGGGCTGCCTGGGAGGATCGCGACACTGACGCGATGGCCGCCGCCCTGCCGGACTCGTTGCTCGACGAACTCGCAGCAGTGGGGACGGCCGAGGAAGTGCGCGAGTGGCTCGTAGACTACGGGTCGATCGACGGTATCGACGCGATTCAGGTGTCGTTCGTCCGCGGGATGGACGAGGCCGACCGGGAGAACACGCTGGATGCGGTTTCTGCGTTACTGTGA
- a CDS encoding CbiX/SirB N-terminal domain-containing protein, whose product MQALVVAAHGSHLNPDASDPTYAHADAIRETGVFDEVREAFWKEEPHFREVLRTLESEDVYVVPLFISEGYFTERVIPRELRLEGWDPSCWDSDGTSATHVTLPARDVEKTVHYCGPVGTHDAMSDVIVERAESVTGDPDVGDGFGLAVVGHGTERNANSAKAIEYHTDRIRERDRFDEVKALFMDEQPEVDDVTDFFACEDVVVVPLFVADGYHTQEDIPEDMGLTPDYRLGWEVPAAVDGHRIWYAGAVGTEPLMADVLVERAGDAGADIGNARDRLGRLDGKRGQTGPDAAETAPDRSPSAGDRRV is encoded by the coding sequence ATGCAAGCGCTCGTCGTCGCCGCACACGGGTCGCACCTGAATCCGGACGCCTCCGATCCGACCTACGCTCACGCGGACGCAATCCGCGAAACGGGCGTCTTCGACGAGGTGCGCGAGGCGTTCTGGAAGGAGGAACCGCACTTCAGGGAAGTGTTGCGAACGCTCGAATCGGAGGACGTCTACGTCGTTCCGCTGTTCATCAGCGAGGGGTACTTCACCGAGCGGGTGATTCCACGCGAACTTCGTCTGGAGGGCTGGGACCCGTCGTGCTGGGACTCCGACGGGACGAGCGCGACCCACGTGACCCTTCCGGCGCGCGACGTCGAGAAGACCGTCCACTACTGCGGCCCCGTGGGCACGCACGATGCGATGAGCGACGTGATCGTCGAACGCGCCGAGTCCGTGACCGGCGATCCCGACGTTGGCGACGGGTTCGGGCTCGCAGTCGTCGGTCACGGCACCGAGCGCAACGCGAACTCGGCGAAGGCGATCGAGTATCACACCGACCGGATCCGCGAGCGTGATCGGTTCGACGAGGTGAAGGCGTTGTTCATGGACGAACAACCGGAAGTCGACGACGTCACCGACTTCTTCGCCTGCGAGGACGTCGTCGTCGTCCCGCTGTTCGTCGCCGACGGCTATCACACCCAGGAGGACATTCCCGAGGATATGGGACTGACGCCGGACTACCGCCTCGGGTGGGAGGTCCCGGCGGCGGTCGACGGCCACCGCATCTGGTACGCCGGCGCCGTCGGAACGGAACCGCTGATGGCCGACGTACTCGTCGAGCGAGCCGGCGACGCGGGAGCCGACATCGGCAACGCTCGCGACCGACTGGGGCGACTGGACGGAAAACGAGGGCAGACCGGTCCCGACGCGGCCGAAACCGCGCCCGACCGATCACCGAGTGCGGGTGATCGACGTGTCTGA